A genomic stretch from Candidatus Thiothrix anitrata includes:
- a CDS encoding restriction endonuclease subunit S, whose amino-acid sequence MDYPAYPVYRESGIEWLGKIPDHWELKKFRFLFSFGRGLGITKENLLDEGVPCINYGEIHSKYGFEVIPEKHPLKCVTPDYLETGTSSLLSAGDFIFADTSEDIEGSGNFSHLNSDIPTFAGYHTVIARPISNDFPRYIAYLFDSLPYRFQIRKTVSGVKVFSITQAILKNCYLWLPKKTEQIQIAQFLDHKTQQIDQLLAKKQTLIDKLNEQRIALITHAVSKGLNPDVTLEDSGVEWLGEVPEHWEVVKLSYRYEVLLGKMLDDKRITGDFLGEYLRNTDVQWGRINYESLPQMDFRPDEYERYSIKKGDLVVCEGGEIGRCAIWERETPCFYQKALHRLRPVDPKNDNARFMFYVLFDAVHQERFINGASKATIAHLPAETFRQYRFAYPPMIEQREIVEYLDRETVRIDRMVELNQQTIDKLKEYRTALITAAVTGKIDLRTWQKMETKGA is encoded by the coding sequence ATGGACTACCCCGCGTATCCCGTCTACCGCGAATCCGGCATCGAATGGCTCGGCAAAATCCCCGACCATTGGGAATTAAAAAAATTTCGCTTTTTATTTTCCTTTGGTAGGGGGTTGGGAATAACAAAGGAAAATTTGTTAGATGAAGGTGTGCCATGTATTAACTATGGAGAGATTCACTCAAAATATGGATTTGAGGTTATTCCTGAAAAGCACCCGCTAAAATGCGTTACTCCAGACTATTTGGAAACTGGCACTAGCTCACTATTAAGTGCTGGAGATTTTATTTTTGCTGATACATCGGAAGATATTGAGGGTTCAGGTAACTTCTCGCACTTAAATAGTGATATACCTACCTTTGCTGGTTATCATACAGTCATAGCCAGACCGATTTCTAATGATTTTCCTCGCTACATAGCTTATCTTTTTGATTCTTTGCCTTATAGATTCCAAATAAGAAAAACTGTATCAGGTGTCAAAGTATTCAGCATTACTCAAGCAATTTTGAAAAACTGTTATTTATGGCTACCTAAAAAAACAGAACAAATTCAAATTGCCCAATTCCTTGACCACAAAACCCAGCAAATCGACCAGCTTCTTGCCAAGAAACAAACCCTGATCGACAAGCTCAACGAGCAGCGGATTGCACTGATCACCCATGCCGTGAGCAAAGGCTTGAACCCTGATGTAACGCTGGAGGATTCCGGCGTGGAGTGGCTGGGGGAAGTGCCGGAGCATTGGGAAGTTGTAAAACTTTCTTATCGCTATGAAGTTCTATTGGGAAAAATGCTGGATGATAAAAGAATAACGGGTGACTTCTTGGGCGAATACCTGAGAAATACCGATGTCCAGTGGGGCAGAATAAACTATGAGAGCTTGCCTCAAATGGATTTTCGCCCAGATGAGTATGAGCGTTACTCCATAAAAAAAGGAGATTTAGTCGTTTGTGAAGGTGGCGAGATTGGACGGTGTGCAATATGGGAAAGAGAAACACCATGTTTCTACCAGAAAGCATTGCATCGTTTACGGCCTGTTGATCCCAAAAACGATAATGCCCGATTTATGTTTTACGTCTTGTTCGATGCAGTTCATCAAGAACGATTCATTAATGGGGCAAGTAAAGCAACGATAGCACATCTTCCCGCAGAAACATTTCGTCAGTATCGCTTTGCATATCCACCGATGATAGAGCAACGGGAAATTGTTGAGTATTTGGATAGGGAGACGGTGCGGATTGATCGGATGGTGGAGTTGAATCAGCAGACGATTGATAAGCTCAAGGAGTACCGGACTGCGCTGATTACGGCAGCGGTCACGGGTAAGATTGATTTGCGGACGTGGCAAAAGATGGAAACCAAAGGGGCGTGA
- the mnmE gene encoding tRNA uridine-5-carboxymethylaminomethyl(34) synthesis GTPase MnmE, giving the protein MWNNPDTIVAVATPPGRGGVGIIRLSGKLVPELAVAILGSLPSPRKAVHRLFKAADGTALDDGIALYFPAPHSFTGEDVLELQGHGGTVVLDMLLKRCLAVGARLARPGEFSERAFLNDKLDLAQAEAIADLIDSGSEQAARSALRSLQGEFSAAVNVLLTGLIELRVYVEAALDFPDEEIDFLADVAVTNRLESIKQQLQTIFLKARQGSLLRDGMHLVIVGRPNAGKSSLLNALAGQETAIVTDIAGTTRDVLRERINLDGMPLHIVDTAGLRESDDPVEKIGIERAWAEIAKADLILLLVDDTRHDEPENADILARLPPHLPRITVHNKVDLSGKPPGKQGEHLYISAKQALGIDALRAELKTRMGYQGEAEGTFMARRRHLQALEATQAAVERAELQLREFNAGELMAEELRTAQDALGQITGRFTPDDLLGEIFSNFCIGK; this is encoded by the coding sequence ATGTGGAACAATCCTGACACTATCGTTGCCGTAGCCACGCCGCCGGGTCGCGGTGGGGTTGGGATTATCCGGCTTTCCGGCAAGCTTGTTCCTGAGCTTGCCGTTGCTATTCTTGGCTCTCTGCCCTCCCCGCGTAAGGCGGTTCACCGTTTGTTCAAAGCTGCCGATGGCACGGCGTTGGATGATGGTATTGCACTGTATTTCCCCGCACCGCATTCATTCACTGGTGAAGACGTGTTAGAGCTGCAAGGGCATGGCGGCACGGTGGTGTTGGATATGCTGCTCAAACGTTGCCTGGCTGTGGGTGCGCGGCTGGCTCGCCCCGGTGAATTTTCCGAACGTGCCTTTTTAAATGACAAGCTGGATTTGGCACAAGCCGAAGCGATTGCCGATTTGATTGATTCGGGATCGGAACAGGCGGCGCGGTCGGCATTGCGTTCCTTGCAGGGGGAATTTTCCGCTGCGGTGAATGTGCTGCTCACGGGTTTGATTGAATTGCGGGTGTATGTGGAAGCGGCGTTGGATTTTCCCGATGAGGAAATCGACTTTCTCGCGGATGTCGCGGTGACTAACCGGCTGGAAAGCATTAAGCAGCAATTGCAGACGATTTTCCTGAAAGCACGGCAAGGCAGTTTATTGCGCGATGGAATGCATTTAGTGATCGTGGGCAGACCCAATGCGGGCAAGTCGAGTTTGCTGAATGCCTTGGCGGGGCAAGAAACCGCGATTGTGACCGACATTGCCGGAACGACCCGCGATGTATTGCGCGAACGCATTAACCTTGACGGAATGCCGCTGCACATTGTCGATACGGCTGGCTTGCGCGAAAGTGATGATCCGGTGGAAAAGATCGGCATTGAACGTGCTTGGGCAGAAATTGCCAAGGCGGATTTGATCCTGTTGCTGGTGGATGATACCCGTCATGACGAACCGGAAAACGCGGACATTCTGGCACGTTTGCCCCCTCACCTGCCACGCATTACTGTCCACAATAAAGTGGATTTGAGTGGCAAGCCACCCGGTAAACAAGGCGAACACCTGTATATTTCCGCCAAACAGGCGTTGGGAATTGATGCCTTACGCGCCGAGTTGAAAACGCGGATGGGCTATCAGGGCGAAGCGGAAGGTACTTTCATGGCGCGGCGGCGGCATTTGCAGGCGTTGGAAGCAACGCAGGCGGCGGTGGAACGGGCGGAGTTGCAGTTGCGTGAATTCAATGCGGGGGAATTGATGGCGGAAGAGTTGCGTACCGCGCAGGATGCGTTGGGGCAGATCACCGGGCGGTTTACGCCAGATGATTTGCTGGGGGAAATATTCTCGAATTTTTGTATCGGCAAGTAG
- a CDS encoding DNA-binding protein — MAKDLTNSVVERQNILNNHYALTKAEEHLGLGGIEFKGEYVFTKQQVMELFAISDTTVERYIVAHGEELRSNGYILLKGKNLKEFKELCNVSFINEGNKVPMLGLFNFRAVLNLAMLLTESERAKAIRSRLLDIVLDVLAERVGGKTTYINQRDEHYLLAAYQEEGYRKQFTDALDNFVEGNQYKYGRFTNLIYQSIFRENAAEYRQILNLNEHDGTRETMYSEVLTLIASYESGIAHELERESQRLGRKLTQKETTALFKTFEAHPLFKPLMLDARTKMASRDLCFRDALHQRLEAYIQSVPQGDFERFLGETSKSLEERLNDPETLAVFKRLKDR, encoded by the coding sequence ATGGCTAAAGACTTAACAAACTCAGTGGTTGAACGGCAAAATATCTTAAACAATCACTATGCCCTAACCAAGGCTGAAGAACATCTTGGATTGGGAGGTATAGAGTTTAAAGGTGAGTATGTTTTCACCAAGCAACAGGTGATGGAATTATTTGCTATCAGCGATACAACGGTAGAACGCTATATCGTAGCGCATGGTGAAGAACTGAGAAGTAACGGTTACATACTCCTTAAAGGAAAAAATCTTAAGGAATTCAAGGAATTATGTAATGTCTCCTTCATTAATGAAGGTAACAAAGTACCCATGCTAGGGCTGTTCAACTTCCGTGCCGTGCTAAATTTAGCCATGCTGTTGACCGAAAGCGAACGAGCGAAAGCTATCCGTAGTCGCTTGCTGGATATTGTACTAGATGTGTTGGCTGAGCGAGTGGGTGGAAAAACAACTTATATCAACCAACGTGATGAACATTATCTGCTAGCCGCTTATCAGGAAGAGGGATACCGCAAGCAGTTCACCGACGCGCTGGATAATTTTGTCGAAGGTAATCAGTACAAATATGGGCGTTTTACCAATCTTATTTATCAAAGCATCTTTCGTGAAAATGCGGCTGAATACCGCCAGATTTTGAATCTCAATGAACATGATGGTACACGAGAAACCATGTATTCCGAGGTTTTGACCCTGATCGCTAGTTATGAATCCGGTATCGCCCATGAGCTTGAACGTGAATCCCAACGTCTTGGACGCAAGTTGACCCAAAAAGAAACAACTGCCCTATTCAAAACCTTTGAAGCACATCCATTATTCAAACCGTTGATGCTGGATGCTCGTACCAAAATGGCGAGCCGTGACTTATGTTTTCGGGATGCGTTGCATCAACGCCTTGAGGCTTATATCCAGTCGGTTCCTCAAGGCGACTTTGAGCGGTTTCTGGGAGAAACCAGCAAGTCGCTAGAGGAACGCTTGAATGACCCGGAAACCTTGGCAGTATTCAAGCGTTTGAAGGATCGTTGA
- a CDS encoding helix-turn-helix transcriptional regulator, whose product MANKPKQGKTTPDALPKTGYSRWQQLEPFMPFSRETWRLLVLDGKAPKPTYLSKRCKIYPNAEVHKWFTDPKNYRAN is encoded by the coding sequence ATGGCAAACAAGCCCAAACAAGGCAAAACCACACCTGACGCATTACCGAAAACGGGGTATTCACGCTGGCAGCAACTAGAGCCGTTCATGCCGTTTTCGCGGGAAACATGGCGGTTACTGGTGCTGGATGGCAAAGCACCGAAACCGACCTACCTTAGTAAACGCTGCAAAATCTACCCGAATGCGGAAGTACATAAATGGTTTACTGACCCGAAAAATTACCGGGCAAATTAG
- a CDS encoding ProQ/FINO family protein, with translation MIDEKPRKTLSITRKSASSTAQAENDGNAPTGIKRTGKRIITREQLPDVQKPGIPKKPPKKPNKPTQGKRPRQSLKPKKTPPSELRACELNDSLNGFAVWLQRQPLALGIEKQVFRYIADHHLSASKRVVQRLLYAHTHRRDYLQAVAAGGMRYGLDGQEAEAITAAECDYAGQMLASSSLL, from the coding sequence ATGATCGACGAAAAGCCGCGTAAAACGCTGTCTATCACGCGCAAGTCTGCCAGCTCTACGGCACAGGCAGAAAATGACGGCAACGCGCCTACGGGCATCAAGCGCACCGGAAAGCGCATCATTACCCGTGAGCAATTGCCAGATGTGCAGAAACCCGGCATACCCAAGAAACCGCCTAAAAAGCCCAACAAGCCAACGCAGGGTAAACGCCCACGGCAATCGCTAAAACCCAAGAAAACGCCGCCTAGCGAATTACGGGCGTGTGAATTGAATGATTCGCTGAATGGGTTTGCGGTGTGGCTTCAGCGTCAACCGTTGGCGTTGGGGATCGAAAAGCAGGTATTTCGCTACATTGCCGATCATCACTTGAGTGCATCCAAACGGGTGGTGCAACGCTTGCTGTATGCTCATACGCACCGACGTGACTACTTGCAAGCGGTGGCAGCGGGCGGGATGCGTTACGGGTTGGATGGGCAGGAAGCCGAAGCGATTACGGCAGCAGAATGTGATTATGCAGGGCAGATGCTGGCAAGCTCTTCCCTGTTGTAG
- a CDS encoding type I restriction-modification system subunit M, producing MSENTLNNHSDLVWKIAEILRGTYRPPQYRRVMIPMIVLRRLDCVLEATREQVKTELAKSIYQSMPPAKVEETINKKLGIPFHNNSDFSFKKLLDDADKLETNLNKFISSFSLTARRILEKFEFDKEITKMEDANRLYEVVKAFADMDLHPDRLSNLEMGYIFEDLVRRFNEQANEEAGDHFTPREVINLMVNLVFASGGDQDTTFEDSKRITVYDPTCGTGGMLSEAEKFIKALNNKAEVHLFGQEYNAESYAICGSDLMIKNEPTQNIVYGDTLGTGRSKPDSDFVDGDGHPNQKFHYLLANPPFGVEWKNQQKHVTDEYKTGGFNGRFGAGLPRINDGALLFLLHMISKMRPVTNKDNGARIAVVFNGSPLFTGDAGSGESNIRRWIIENDWLEAVVGLPDQLFYNTGIYTYVWILSNNKAPARLGKVQLINATQFFVKMKKSLGNKRNEIGNGQGNKPDHIAEITRIYNDFKDDDTRVLAAGEKAVKVSKVFRNQDFAYLKLTVERPLRLNFRVDDERLQRFMRGSYFVGLPYSSKRVDLKGQQADIAAGKARQAEILSVLVGMKAAFADGQLVRDRAEFSKQLKAAFTKADVKTDAALLKALLLPNALGERDPQAKPCIASLGGFEPDPELRDTEQVPLPAAIALPLPIGYDEKDSKAKLIALVKVHCNDYLKREVLPYRADAWIDFEKTKIGYEIPFTRHFYEYQAPRPLAVIGQEVKELEAEIARMLEGVI from the coding sequence ATGTCCGAAAACACCCTGAACAACCACAGTGATCTTGTCTGGAAAATTGCCGAAATACTCCGTGGTACTTATCGTCCACCGCAATACCGCCGGGTAATGATCCCCATGATCGTGTTGCGCCGTCTGGATTGTGTGTTGGAGGCAACGCGGGAACAGGTAAAAACCGAGCTTGCCAAATCAATTTACCAGTCCATGCCGCCCGCCAAGGTGGAAGAAACCATCAATAAAAAGCTAGGGATTCCCTTCCACAATAATAGCGATTTCAGCTTCAAGAAATTGTTGGATGATGCGGACAAGTTGGAAACCAACCTCAATAAATTCATTAGCAGTTTCTCGCTGACGGCGCGGCGCATTCTGGAAAAATTCGAGTTCGATAAGGAAATCACCAAGATGGAAGATGCCAACCGCCTATACGAGGTGGTCAAGGCATTTGCCGATATGGATTTGCACCCCGACCGCCTCAGTAATCTGGAAATGGGTTACATCTTTGAGGATTTGGTGCGGCGTTTCAACGAACAGGCGAATGAGGAAGCCGGGGATCACTTCACCCCCCGCGAAGTCATCAACCTGATGGTGAATCTGGTGTTTGCCAGCGGTGGCGATCAGGATACGACGTTTGAAGACAGCAAGCGCATCACGGTATATGACCCGACGTGTGGAACGGGGGGAATGCTGTCCGAGGCGGAAAAGTTTATCAAAGCACTGAATAATAAAGCTGAAGTGCATTTATTTGGGCAGGAGTACAACGCCGAATCTTACGCTATCTGCGGTTCTGACTTGATGATTAAGAACGAGCCAACCCAAAACATTGTCTACGGTGACACCTTGGGTACGGGGCGTTCTAAGCCGGACAGTGATTTTGTGGATGGTGATGGGCATCCTAACCAGAAATTCCATTACCTGCTGGCGAATCCGCCGTTTGGGGTGGAGTGGAAGAATCAGCAGAAGCATGTCACAGACGAATACAAAACAGGCGGTTTTAACGGGCGTTTCGGGGCGGGTTTGCCGCGTATCAATGATGGGGCGTTGCTGTTTTTACTGCACATGATTTCCAAGATGCGCCCGGTAACGAATAAGGATAATGGGGCGCGGATTGCGGTGGTGTTCAATGGTTCGCCCTTGTTTACCGGCGATGCGGGCAGCGGTGAAAGCAATATCCGCCGCTGGATCATAGAAAATGATTGGCTGGAGGCAGTGGTGGGTTTGCCCGACCAATTGTTTTACAACACTGGCATTTATACCTACGTGTGGATTTTGAGCAATAACAAAGCCCCAGCGCGGCTCGGCAAGGTGCAACTGATTAACGCCACCCAGTTCTTTGTCAAAATGAAAAAGAGTTTGGGCAATAAGCGCAATGAAATCGGCAATGGGCAAGGTAACAAACCCGACCATATCGCGGAAATCACCCGCATTTACAACGATTTCAAGGATGATGATACCCGTGTGTTGGCGGCGGGTGAAAAGGCGGTGAAAGTCAGCAAAGTGTTCCGCAATCAGGATTTTGCTTATCTGAAACTGACGGTGGAGCGTCCGTTACGCTTGAATTTCCGCGTGGATGATGAACGACTCCAGCGTTTTATGCGGGGCAGTTATTTCGTCGGTTTGCCCTATTCCAGCAAGCGCGTGGATTTGAAAGGGCAGCAAGCGGATATTGCGGCGGGTAAGGCGCGTCAGGCAGAAATTTTGTCCGTGCTGGTGGGGATGAAGGCAGCATTTGCCGACGGTCAGTTGGTGCGGGATCGTGCCGAATTCAGCAAGCAACTGAAAGCCGCGTTTACCAAGGCAGACGTGAAAACCGATGCGGCGTTATTGAAAGCCCTACTATTACCGAATGCGTTGGGGGAACGTGACCCACAAGCGAAACCTTGTATTGCCAGCCTTGGCGGGTTTGAGCCTGACCCTGAATTGCGCGATACCGAACAAGTGCCGCTGCCTGCGGCTATAGCGTTACCTTTGCCTATCGGTTACGACGAAAAGGACAGCAAGGCGAAACTGATTGCTTTGGTCAAGGTGCATTGCAATGACTACCTCAAACGTGAAGTGTTGCCGTACCGTGCGGATGCGTGGATTGATTTTGAAAAGACCAAGATCGGTTATGAAATCCCGTTTACCCGCCATTTCTACGAGTACCAAGCTCCGCGTCCGCTGGCGGTGATTGGGCAGGAAGTCAAAGAGCTTGAAGCCGAAATTGCACGGATGCTGGAAGGAGTCATTTAA
- a CDS encoding tyrosine-type recombinase/integrase — protein sequence MPTITKPLTPTTIGNLKPKTNRYPKADGGCTGLFIEVMPSGSKIWRYRYTLNGERQSPVTIGSYPSITIEAARERGRKYAAMVAQGISPVTDAKKDRGAALALDTVKAFGVHWFETQIADKSEDYRKTTLRTLEKDIYPMIGNKPMGEVISGDVMAICDKIKGRGSPQAALLARNVIKRMYDYAIVRQVASVNPARMLIARYVATQSSRERVLSPEEMGKVMRAIYRSDMPRPNKLALHLLCITMLRKSELINAEWSEFDFEAGIWRIPAVRMKMDKEHWVYLSTQAVGMFKELKALATSEVYVFPSRHGREDKPICKSTLNQAIKMLDTDVQHFVLHDFRRTASTHLHEMGMPSDAIEKALAHQIGGIKGVYNRAQYGEERKKLLQLWADFVDAQIENGRTSIIGNFAKSE from the coding sequence ATGCCAACCATCACCAAACCACTGACACCTACCACCATCGGCAACTTGAAGCCCAAAACGAACCGTTACCCTAAGGCGGATGGCGGATGCACCGGGCTGTTTATCGAAGTCATGCCTTCAGGTTCAAAAATCTGGCGTTACCGCTATACCTTGAACGGTGAACGGCAATCCCCTGTTACGATTGGTAGTTACCCATCAATCACTATTGAGGCAGCGCGGGAACGTGGGCGCAAATACGCGGCAATGGTGGCGCAAGGCATTTCCCCAGTGACGGATGCGAAAAAAGACCGTGGTGCAGCCCTTGCACTGGATACGGTCAAAGCATTTGGAGTGCATTGGTTTGAAACACAGATTGCGGATAAGTCAGAGGATTACCGCAAAACGACGTTACGCACACTGGAAAAAGATATTTACCCGATGATTGGCAACAAGCCGATGGGGGAAGTGATTTCCGGCGATGTGATGGCGATTTGCGACAAGATCAAAGGTCGGGGTTCACCACAAGCGGCATTGTTGGCGCGTAATGTCATCAAGCGGATGTACGACTATGCGATTGTCCGGCAAGTGGCTTCTGTTAATCCCGCAAGGATGCTGATAGCGCGTTATGTTGCCACACAAAGCAGCCGTGAACGGGTATTGTCACCGGAAGAAATGGGTAAGGTGATGCGGGCAATTTACCGTTCGGATATGCCCCGCCCTAACAAGTTGGCATTGCACCTGCTTTGCATCACGATGCTTCGTAAAAGTGAATTGATAAATGCTGAATGGTCAGAGTTCGATTTTGAGGCGGGTATCTGGCGCATTCCGGCAGTGCGGATGAAAATGGATAAAGAGCATTGGGTTTATCTGTCTACGCAAGCGGTCGGGATGTTCAAGGAACTGAAAGCGTTGGCTACCAGTGAGGTTTATGTTTTTCCGTCACGGCATGGGCGCGAAGACAAGCCTATCTGCAAATCCACTTTGAATCAGGCTATCAAGATGCTGGATACGGATGTGCAGCATTTTGTGTTGCACGACTTCCGGCGCACGGCTTCCACACACTTGCATGAAATGGGAATGCCTAGCGATGCCATAGAAAAGGCACTGGCGCACCAGATTGGGGGGATCAAGGGCGTTTACAACCGGGCGCAATATGGCGAAGAACGCAAAAAGCTGTTGCAGCTATGGGCGGATTTTGTGGATGCACAGATTGAAAACGGGCGCACATCCATCATCGGCAACTTTGCAAAATCGGAATAA
- a CDS encoding type II toxin-antitoxin system death-on-curing family toxin has protein sequence MDDLPIFYFDLAHAIEVHDWIIEHSGGLHGIRDLNPLESVLDHIQNDGYYPGIIPKLTHLVFSINKFHAFNDGNKRSSIALGTFFLALNGYDYCIKKFVLEMENMAVWVADGKIGKDLLERIIESILLETDYSETLKLEILDCLQRGQA, from the coding sequence ATGGATGACTTGCCCATTTTCTACTTTGATCTTGCCCATGCCATTGAGGTTCACGATTGGATTATTGAACATTCGGGTGGTTTGCACGGAATACGTGACTTGAATCCACTGGAAAGCGTTCTCGATCATATCCAGAATGATGGCTACTATCCGGGCATTATCCCAAAATTGACCCACTTGGTATTTTCTATCAACAAGTTCCATGCCTTCAATGATGGTAACAAACGTTCCAGCATTGCTTTGGGAACGTTTTTTCTGGCGTTAAATGGCTATGATTATTGCATCAAGAAGTTCGTGCTGGAAATGGAAAATATGGCGGTTTGGGTAGCTGATGGCAAGATTGGCAAAGACTTGCTAGAGCGTATTATTGAGTCCATTTTGCTGGAAACAGATTATAGTGAAACACTCAAACTGGAAATTCTGGATTGTTTACAACGAGGGCAAGCCTGA